A region of the Oncorhynchus kisutch isolate 150728-3 unplaced genomic scaffold, Okis_V2 scaffold4009, whole genome shotgun sequence genome:
AGCGTCGTCATCCTCACCGGAAAGGTAAacgacaacaaacaaacaaataaacagagCATTTCTTTTGGATAGAAGAAAATAGAGCCCATATTGACTTGATGTTGTGTTGAAAGTCTGTTACAGACTCTTGTGCTTCATGATAATAATGCCTGCCTAGCCTGGTTCCggatcagtttgtgctgtcttgccaactcctatgtcTAGTAGACAACAAAAAACTATCTGGGACCGGGCtaatgttggtggtggtggtggattggTAGATCCATACTGACTCCCCATACCCAGACTTTGACACGAGTAAACCTATACCgccattgttgttgttgtttacatttaCCAGGGTGACACGCGAGTGTACATCTTTGAGATAGTGCCAGAAGCTCCTTATTTCCTGGAATGTGCCAGCTTCAACTCCTCAGAGCCCCACAAGGTATAGCATTTACATCCCTGCTTTTCCCTCTTTCTTTTCTCATTTCCTATATCCTGCTCCTTCTCATTACATGTTTTGTAGTCAATAGATTACAACATTTCCCTGAATTTGTGACTTGTATAAAATGTctgtttgactgactgactgactaattgATGATCTGTCAATCAATTACGCAGGCACCTGTAGACCTGTAGAATCTCTCTGCATGAACTTCCTGTTTCCTGTGTTTAGGGCTTGGCCTTCCTGCCGAAGACTGAGTGTGTGGTGCAAGAGGTCGAGGTGGCCAGGGGACTGAGGCTCAGTAAGACCTCCATAGAGCCAGTGGCCTTCAGAGTCCCCCGCGTCAGAGTGAGTTATGGCTGAACGCTGCCATCTAGTGTATATATGGGGGAATAGGAAAAACCTGCAGTTATTTGATGACTTTTCAGACCAGGGCCTCAAAGAACTACCAGTAAAAAGGGTCTGCTATGTGAACCCCTGTTTGTACTTAGCCTGTGGAGTTTGAGCTGTTTGAGTTCTGAACTAATCCTGTGGTGTctcgtctccctccttccttctctccatccgtCCACAGAAAGAGTTCTTTCAGGATGATGTGTACCCAGACACAGCAGTGTGGTGGGAGTCCTCTCTGACAGCCTcagcctggctggctggttcTGATGGGAAGCATCAGTCCATCAGCCTCAAGCCCAAAGACATGACCCCAGGTAGGGGCTAACCTCAGCTCTGCTCCGCCCAGGCACATATAGTACAAACAGTGGACTGAAGTCAATGTCAGATGAGAAGCCGAGCAGATACAGTTTAGAAGGGGCAACCTATCCACTCTTTCATGGGCCAAGTCCTGGGTTTGACAAGATTATCTGCCTTGTGCTTTGACATGATGGTGACACAGGCTAAATCTATTCTGACAGCCAATCGTCAATCAACTCAATGTGAGGCAGAGATCTTCTATAACGTAGAATTGCCGATACAGGCTTTGAGCAAAGTCTTGTGGATCGGTGTACCTGGAATGACACACATGTACAGTGGCAagagaaagtatgtgaaccctttggaattacctgcaTTTCTGCAgaaattggtcatcaaatgtgatctgatcttcatctaagtcacaacaatagacaaacacagtctgcttaaactaataacacacacatttttgtatttttcttgtctatattggaatacatcatttaaacattcacaatgtaggttagaaaaagtatgcgaacccctaggctaatgacttctccaaaagctaattggagtcaggagtcaactaacctggagtccaatcagtgAGACGAGattgccctataaaaaaacacTCACATAATGTGAGTTTGCtcttcacaagaagcattgcctgatgtgaaccatgctttgaacaaaagagatctcagaagacctaagattaagaatggttgacttgcataaaactggaaagggttacaaaagtatctctaagtATCTCTTTGTAAagatgaatggtccaaaattcctcctgaccgttttgcaggtctgatccgcaactacagaaaacattgggttgaggttattgctgccaaaggagggtcaaccagttactaaatccaagggttcacatactttttccttTTTCCACATAGAGTATATACACAGTGGCCCACTGCCATTCTAACACAACCCTGTATATACACAGTGGCCCACTGCCATTCTAACACAACCCAGTATATACACAGTGGCCCACTGCCATTCTAACACAACCCTGTATATACACAGTGGCCCACTGCCATTCTAACACAACCCTGTATATACACAGTGGCCCACTGCCATTCTAACACAACCCTGTATATACACAGTGGCCCACTGCCATTCTAACACAACCCTGTATATACACAGTGGCCCACTGCCATTCTAACACAACCCTGTATATACACAGTGGCCCACTGCCATTCTAACACAACCCTGTATATACACAGTGGCCCACTGCCATTTTAACACAACCCTGTATATACACATTGGCTCACTGCCATTCTAACACAACCCTGTATATACACAGTGGCCCACTGCCATTCTAACACAACCCTGTATATACACAGTGGCCCACTGCCATTCTAACACAACCCAGTATATACACAGTGGCCCACTGCCATTCTAACACAACCCTGTATATACACAGTGGCCCACTGCCATTCTAACACAACCCTGTATATACACAGTGGCCCACTGCCATTCTAACACAACCCTGTATATACACAGTGGCCCACTGCCATTCTAACACAACCCTGTATATACACAGTGGCCCACTGCCATTCTAACACAACCCTGTATATACACAGTGGCCCACTGCCATTCTAACACAACCCCTCCCAACTCTCTGGTCTCACTGTCACTgtttctgtctgtccatctgtcatcAGTGAGTGAGGCGCCCAAGGAGGTCCAAGTGAGAAAGTACCTTCCATCCTCTCACTACCTGGAGGAGAAGACTGACGAGCAGAAGaaagatgaggtgtgtgtgtgtgtgtgtgtgtgtgtgtgtgtgtgtgtgtgtgtgtgtgtgtgtgtgttgctactaTCTGAATTAGTGATGCactgatatgacatttttggccaatACCGATATCtgttttccttgccaaaaaattATTATAccgatatttaaaaaaattgcagCCTTttaagttaaatagttaacacacacacatggacgcagtggtctaaggcactgcatctcagtgcaagaggaatTGTGGgataggttaggaatgctgtgttgcacgtgtagcgccacctttttcctggtgtcattacgtcatgtacctacgttatataggtatgcacgtcagcatATCACCCATATATCCTGCATCCCTAATCTGAACGTGTACAAGCATCTTATCTTAGGGAGTATTTCTCTGTGAGTGCAGCTACCTAGAAGCTTGGTGACCACTTTGTCACGGTAATAGTGTGAATAGTTATTAGTAGTGATGGGATAATCTATATCATGTATGAATGTTTCATTTTCTGTTCATTTCCACGGCTTTGTGAAGTCCAGACAACTGCTTGCAGATTTTCCATTGGGCTAGACGTAAATATCCTGGTAGCAGATAGACCTACCTAACCAGTTTGAATACAATGGGAAGCCAGTTGAAGGACCTTCAGCAGCCAGTTCACTATGCTGTTGAGAGCCTGTGAGAGCGTTTTGTGTCAGTAGTGGGACTATAGTGTGTTAACCACTAGTCAGTAGTGGGACTATAGTGTGTTAACCACTAGTCAGTAGTGGGACTATAGTGTGTTAACCACTAGTCAGTAGTGGGACTATAGTGTGTTAACCATCTGTCTTGGTACTCACCACTAGTCAATAGTGGGACTATAGTGTGTTAACCATCTGTCTTGGTACTCACCACTAGTCAGTAGTGGGACTATAGTGTGTTAACCATCTGTCTGTACTACAGCTGTTGAGTGCCATGATAGGCAAGCTGGGGAACATGGACGACAACCCTCTACCACAGGAGTCCTTCCAGGGAGTAGAAGACGATGAGTgggtgagtgacacacacacacaaacacaaatgtacacacagacacacacacacacacacacacacaaacacaaatgtacacacacacacacacatttaaccaTGCTCTTGTGTCTTTCAGGGTGACTAGTGTGTGTTGCCTTGCGGACCAATCAGGGTCCAGCAGTAGCCAAGGGCCTGTTGGACTGAAACGTGTCATTCCTGTGTGCCACTGATGTGTCCTATGTCAAAAGAACATCTCTCAAACGCATAACATTAACCTGTCATTAGGGTTGTAAAATTCTGTCAACAAAATGTCTAGGTTTTCCAGAAATACCAATTGGAGAATTCTTGGATTTCCTGCTTGTTTTCCTGGGAATTTTAGGGAAAGTTACCAGACTTTTGCAGCCCTACCTCCCATATCCTCGTATCATCCTCTAATACTCTGAGTAAGTAGATGTTGCCTCTAACCATTGACTGAATCAGGATCAGATATGTTTTCCTCCCCATAATGTTTAAAGGTAGGACTGGGGTTTTGGAATCTGATCCTAGGTCTGTTGTTAAAGGCAACCTCACCCCAATTTGACCTTTGACTTGCAGCTGCCTTGTACTGTAAATAGCTAACATTCCTACCAGGCTAGATAGTTAAATGACTCCCAACACTCCCTTACAACCCAGCCCTTACCGCCACAATGGATGGACACCTGTGTGTCTGTCACCACTCCTAACCTTACACCTGTGTGTCTGTCACCACTCCTAACCTTACACCTGTGTGTCTGTCACCACTCCTAACCTTACACCTGTGTGTCTGTCACCACTCCTAACCTTACACCTGTGTCATAATAATAATGACTAGACCACTGCTTGCTTTTGTATGGGCCAATATGAACCATAGTCCATAATCTTCTAAACACAGTAACTATGAAAAAGTCAAACGCATGCACCTGAATACAGTATCTATGGTCTTCCAGATTTACCACCTCCTATGCATCActatacattaacacacacacacacacaaagactcacACTCCACCTGGATATCCCATCTGCACCTCCAGCTCCTGTAGTCCGTGGATGTTGGATGGTCTGTGGTATCCCCATACGGcctcaacaacacacagacagggtacAACAGGGTAAACAGCCTTCAGGTTAAAGCATGGCTGGCTTCTATTGATAGGAATATAATAGTGTTTTGTTGTTTAGGTAGCTTCATTCTCTGGCCAGTGATAAAGACCTACTAACAGTCCTGTACCActccagggtcgtgttcattaatCACCAAACGGACGAAAACAGGGAGGGATTACCTGGAtttttgttttccgttgcaaaGCATTTCAAACCGTTTTCCGTTGCGTGCTGTAATGAACGTGACCCAGGTGCATATCTTAGTTCAGCCAGCAGATCTTGGGAGATAGTTTATAGCATCGGGGCTGCGCTCTGTTTTGGGGGACTCTTAAAATGTGTGTGACGTTCTTACATGTGGGTGTCATGTATTGAAAAGCCAAAACACCCCCTGTGGGAGTTGTACAGGAGTGTGTCTGTGGATCTCTGAGGTTGTAATGTGGTGGGAAGTAGTATGTATCTGTACCTTTCTTTCTAGATTGATAGACTGTATAACTGGAATTCCTGTACCTCATATGTTAACACTTCATCTTAAGACTGTTATTGAATTATTCCTCACTAAAGGAGCTCATTCttttattatactgtagtaaacaaTCATTTTGTTACTTTTTCTTAATAACTTACAGTATTATTACTATATGATGCAATCACAGCAGCCATGATCAAGACTAGTACAGCACAAGGCAATACTTCTAATAGACTAATCCACGTCTGATCGAACCAATCATGTTGTTTACAATGACAGAAAGACTGGAACCAACCAAGCATTCTTCAATAGTAGTCAGACTCACTgagtttacacaggcagtccaattctgTCGTGTGTTTTTTAATTGGTCTTTAAACCAATCAGATAAGAGCTTTTTGCCAGTACTTGGGCAGAATATCAgcattgggctgcctgtgtaaacgcagccattgtGGAGTACTTGAAAAGGGAACAGACACCAATGCATTGACTGTAGGGCCTAGATATTGTTGGTGTCAGTGATTGTGTGTTTGTCATGTGTTTTGTGCCTGCAATCTCTCAGATGTCTTACATTGTTCTTTGGGAAATTAACAAAAAGAAACATCTTTTATACTTTGAATAAAGCGTTATTTGTCTGTCCGTCTTATGAATAATGGTTTTGTGGGAATGTTCATGTTGCCTTGCAATAAACAACTGTTTGAACCTTGTACACATGCCATTTCTTTGTCTTTCAATTTGTTGCTTAAAACAAAAGTATGTTTAAAGGGGGAAATGTTTGTTAATCTCAAAGAAAAAGGGGTAAACTAGTAAATGTACTTATGTCATGATGTTGCCAGGAGATTCTGACTCGACCTGTAGTGGCGCTTCCCTATGAACTGGCACAGGAGAGAGCTGTCCGTCACACGCCCACAAGAATCAGCTTTCCAAACATTACTCTTTTAGGGTGAAGTTCCATTTATTCCACAAGAATCAGCTTTCCAAACATTACTCTTTTGGGGTGAAGTTCCATTTATTCCACAAGCATCAGCTTTCCAAACATTACTCTTTTGGGGTGAAGTTCCATTTATTCCACAAGCATCAGCTTTCCAAACATTACTCTTTTGGGGTGAAGTTCCATTTATTCCACAAGAATCAGCTTTCCAAACATTACTCTTTTGGGGTGAAGTTCCAAAACACATATTCCTGTAGAAAAGGGAACAGAGAGATGGActctatagctgtatctgtgATACAGTAATAACTGTATGTGCTCTCTTCTCACCTGATAACCCTTCCTGATCACCTGGGCTAATTATATACACACATGACCAGTGACCCATGACCCCAACATATTGGGGTAATACCCATGACCCCCTCTAGTGtacaaaacaagtaaaaatgaccCTTGACAGATACCAGATACACAACTCATAAACAGGCCAAAATGGCTGCTACACTACCGTTACGCTTGTtaacactgagctgcactggggtcgGAGAGCATGACTGTAGATCAAGACACCGCAGAGCCGGCGTGAGATATGGCTTGGAAAAAGTACCTCAATCCAGGATTGAGAAATGTGTTGTACTCCCAATTGTCCCATTATCCCAACTGTTACACCGGGAAGATTGAACGACTGTAGTTCTTCCGAAAAGCTGCCCTTTTCGTCTTCATACATGGCACTAGAGCTTGTGTTGAACGTCGTCCCTTGTGGGGAATGGCTTAGTATGGCAAACTTTCCCCCAACTATGGATGCTCGTTTGAAGTACAGTAATTCATTGGTAATCCATGTCATTGTTGTCAAGGGTGCATGAACAAAGACAGTAAACAGCCACACACAAGAACATGGTTGTCGTTGAATTGTTTATTTCTTTGTTCGAGCTCCAAAAACATAACTGGTGGACACTGTCTTAACAAATACACCATATCACATCGTCATTCATGTTTAAAAAGCATTTCTAGGGACAAAAACACTACATACAATAGCAAATGAATTCACAATGACAAATTCATAACATTGCTATACGGCACAGTATGAAGACCAGACTGAGTCCTGTTTTGGTAATAAGTAGGTCTCCTGTGCCCATGAGGGGAGTAGTTTAAGTCGAGGTGCATGGGCTGAGCTCTGCTGAGGGCCCTGGCCTCTATTCATTCAAAATGATTCAGTGGCATTAGAATTCCCTCCCACTAGTTCCAGAGTACATTCTAATGTAagctaatataataataatatagctaTTATTAATCCTATTGTCTTGACGGAGACGAGAGAAAAACACTTAAGTATGTGCCTAATTCATGAAAATCATGTACAAAGCAATAACAGATGTCCCACTGGTGGTTTGTATCGTTTTAGAATATAATGTCAACGGTAATACTGTTTCCAACTCAGGCCACAAAAGATAATAGAAGCAATTATTTCACTTGAATGAAAACAATGGGAAAGGAACAATGAAGTGAATGAAATGATGTTTACCTATTGCCAAACAGGACTGATGAATGACTGGCAAGCCTGGTGTTGGGTAGGTGTAGATCATGGTATGGTGGACTGCAGCCACTGTGATTAGTGACAAGGTACTTTTTGAAACAAAGTAACATAGTAATAATCTCTTGCACATGAGACAATAAAAAACATCTCCTTGGAGGATACGTGGTACGGTGTATTTAAATAGGAAATATCAACTAAAATCACTTATAATAACTTTAGGGCCCTCAGCTCACCTCTGGCACCTTGACTTAACCTACTCCCCTCACCGGCGCAGGTACTGTACAGGGGACCTGCTTTACTGCAAAAACAGGCAATGTTATCAATTAGTCACTGACATTTCCACAGCGCAATGACAGCCCGCACTGAGCCTGATTGGCTGACTGTCCATTGTTGTTCAAAGCACTTTCTACCTAGCATGAGGATAAAAAGGGCAGCTTTCCGGAAAAAATAGCCGTCGCTCAATCTTTCCGGTGCAACAATGGGACAATTCGTAGTACAATGTATTCCTCATCCCTGGATTGAGGTCATGCTGTCCGAGCCTAGTGCAGCTAGCTGTAAGCAAACAAGTCTGGTCTGCTGGCAAGACGTGATGATGAAGGCTGTGCAATGAAAATTGGTGCAATTTAAACAGCAATCCACTAGAGAGCAGTATTTTTATACAGAGAGAGCACCGGTTTGTGGATCTTCACCAAACTCGAATATCTTTGTTCCGAGTTTGTCCCTTGAACTTTGAACCTACTGCGACCTTGATGGGTGTGCATGTGAAAACGCCGTGCTCCTCCACGGTCTtattgtgtactgtactgtaaataATCGGATAAACGCAATGGTGAGATATTTTTGTACTTTGAAACGCTATGAATAGCTGTGTCGTGATTAAAGAAACTGTGAAGGAGAAACGCTGCTTGCTGCTCTTGCTATAGCCCGCACACCGTGCCAATCTTGGCTATCTAATTTAGCTTATGCAACCGTAGTGTATCCTTGATATGTCTTCTATCtttgtagctaacgttaggtagctggCTCATATCGTTGCTTTAATAAGCGAGCTAACTACACACATATAAacgcaaaatgtaaagtgttggtcccatgtttcatgagatgatataaaagatcccagaaatattccatatgaacagaaagcttatttctcaatgTTGTGTGCAAATGTTTTGCTaccctgtcagtgagcatttatcctttgccaagataatccatccacctgactggtgttgcatatcaagaagctgtttaaacagcatggtcaatatatataggtgcaccttgtgctggggacaataaatggccactctaaaatgtacagttttgtcacacaacgcaatgccacagatgtctgaaggtTTGAGGAGACGTGCatttgtcatgctgactgcaggaatgtccaccggagctgttgccagataattgagtgttcatttctctaccataagccgcctccatctttttagagaatttggcagtacgtccaaccagcctcccaACCGCAGAACACGTGTATGGCAttatgtgggcgagcggtttgctgagtgcctcatggtggcggtggggttatggtatgggcagacataagctacagacaatgaataCTTTTgaattttattgatggcaatttaaatgcaccTAGATATCGTGACAAAATCCTGATGCACATTGTCGTGTCATTCAcctcctgttttagcatgacaatgcacgGCCCCTTGTCGCAAGGATCTGGAAGCTGAAACTGtgccagttcttccatggcctgcatactcaccagacgtgtcacccattgagcatgtttgggatgctctggctcaacgtgtacgacagcgtgttccagttccagaCAATACCCAGAAACTTGCACTGcataaggcaaatggtggtcacatcagatactgactggttttctgatccacgcccctaccatttttttaaggtatctgtgaccgacagtcatgtgaaatccatagattagggcctaattaatttatttcaattgactggtatccttatatgaattgtaactgaGTAAAATTGTAGAAACGATTGCATGTTGCATTATGTGTTTGTTCAGGGTAGTTAATGATGCTCTCATCAGCACTGCGCATACAGCACAGTCACTGTGTGCTTCAGACCTGCTCTACCTTTGCCCGCTCTGTCTGATCTAATACTTCTGTAACAGTATGACTATGGCTGGTTCACAATGTTGCCTGTCAACACAATGTTCCTGAAACTAATCAGGTCTAATGCTCTCTGAGGGGGAGAAGTGGTTTTGTTTACATTGCGGTCGCCATTCATTTATTATGAGCTGTAATCTGTCGCTGTCGCGAGACTAGGCCTTCTTGAGCCAAACCAGACTGTTGCTTTCTGTTGACATAAAGTGGAACTAACAATCTCTCTTGTCTTTGTGTAGGCGAAATATCTTGCGCAGATCATTGTCATGGGGGCGCAGGTAGTAGGACGGGCGTTTGCGCGTGCATTGCGGCAAGAATATGCTGGTATGTTCCTCACTCAACGATGCTTTTGTATGGTATTTCAATGTAAAATGGACTGTGAAAACGTGTCTCATTTAGGGCAATtaaatctgtctttctgtctctgagaGAGAAACAAACTGTTGCATAAATGTTCCTTACCTGAGAAGGTGACCAacccggtctctctgtctctgtctgcagccAGTCAAGCTGCAGCGGAGGCCAGGGGGCGTGCCGGACAGCAGTCAGCAGCAGCCTCTAGTCTCACTGGGATGACCTTACAGGAGGCCCAGCAGATCCTCAATATCGCCACGCTCACCCCTGAGGAGCTCCAGAAGGTACACACATTTAAAGTACATTGAAGACAACACCCAGAGAACACAGGCCCTGTCCCTGCCTCGCCCCTTCCCCTAGGAACTTCACAGATGATTGGATGGGTATTAACAATGTACCGCTACCTCCATCTTGTCCCCTAACAGGCTAGGAGGAGATGTTGCATGTCGTTAATCCCTGTCCAGTCATATTTACAAAGTGTCTATGGGGTAGGGCGCAGGCTAGAGGGTTTTCTGGACAGGGTCACACTTACAAATTTAGAAGACAGGAAGTTCCTTCATGTGGCCTACATACAAGACAGACAAGTGTGTGTACATGGTTATAA
Encoded here:
- the LOC109883976 gene encoding mitochondrial import inner membrane translocase subunit tim16 isoform X1 — its product is MHDNARPLVARIWKLKLCQFFHGLHTHQTCHPLSMFGMLWLNVYDSVFQFQTIPRNLHCIRQMVVTSDTDWFSDPRPYHFFKAKYLAQIIVMGAQVVGRAFARALRQEYAASQAAAEARGRAGQQSAAASSLTGMTLQEAQQILNIATLTPEELQKNYEHLFKVNDKEVGGSFYLQSKVVRAKERLDEELSIQTQDSKPKPPPEQKQQTPET
- the LOC109883976 gene encoding mitochondrial import inner membrane translocase subunit tim16 isoform X3, whose amino-acid sequence is MAKYLAQIIVMGAQVVGRAFARALRQEYAASQAAAEARGRAGQQSAAASSLTGMTLQEAQQILNIATLTPEELQKNYEHLFKVNDKEVGGSFYLQSKVVRAKERLDEELSIQTQDSKPKPPPEQKQQTPET
- the LOC109883976 gene encoding mitochondrial import inner membrane translocase subunit tim16 isoform X2, coding for MHDNARPLVARIWKLKLCQFFHGLHTHQTCHPLSMFGMLWLNVYDSVFQFQTIPRNLHCIRQMVVTSDTDWFSDPRPYHFFKAKYLAQIIVMGAQVVGRAFARALRQEYAASQAAAEARGRAGQQSAAASSLTGMTLQEAQQILNIATLTPEELQKNYEHLFKVNDKEVGGSFYLQSKVVRAKERLDEELSIQTQDSKPKPPPEQKQQTPET